A stretch of the Trichoplusia ni isolate ovarian cell line Hi5 unplaced genomic scaffold, tn1 tig00002968, whole genome shotgun sequence genome encodes the following:
- the LOC113507618 gene encoding formin-like protein 13 isoform X1, with protein MGETEEFNTLAFEKRLMQLKDTQESIQGLSSWCLKQRTHHKKIVSSWLNVLKRVKVEQRLVLFYLANDVIQYSKRKNYEFVESWGLNLQKATPLVRDEKVRPKILRIFKIWEQRSVYDDEFLSDLTGLLSAGAIKKTDDESIEFQPTQLVNKVKQCAVLEADTDLRLKDIHDSHLELSDADALRTSLKGLYEERNNKDDVEKELNDGIACVERYTQALQREIVAREALLALLTSANQYYSTQRGEVKVVAYAYKNFGARVRVLKRKLDELIPTLPHAAPSPPQRDEDVPSPGPDEDLDLPAPADRTDDDDIAYNIDQTFNTSLAADGSLYNLGLTSFLTSDNPMALFNESTEILNSANKIEVINSRPNDKQDFTINDVIKNLITNDNNANVPDNNSVTNASISQKTQDTLPGLDLLTPDTPGNPPPPTSFYGTMEINDDPEPVYHPEPTSPWSSSWNAPRLPLAGAAFAEPPESPPPAPPVPPPEHYPRQEIAAVDVDHRGILPPPPPPPALPLIPQLEDVDQRLLPALAPPVAPIRHPTIHQDVDHRNLIPLTHQQQTPRPIIPINSMDQDYRVPPMVPPSDIVESVDMDLSEDEDTQAMYQSAQLNQSERRHSFNNNNKVLVGGDNGKVHNDMNHTNLIQINSEKKESRSAPIIPPMVNPFDAMPPSLKNFNLPFQHTFDLTEENSNDSAYEEDLRNRGLDKVPVEVRNPSPPFEDFTSDNWQPPQPRPFINPRFPRNWGPRTNFRPPAFSPQQSWPRNGPRPTNRWMGPRPRFW; from the exons ATGGGTGAAACAGAAGAATTTAATACATTAGCCTTTGAAAAACGATTAATGCAATTAAAAGACACTCAAGAAAGTATCCAGGGATTATCTTCATGGTGCCTTAAACAACGgacacatcataaaaaaattgtatcaagTTGGTTGAATGTGTTGAAGAGGGTTAAGGTGGAGCAGaggcttgttttgttttatctcgCCAACGATGTGATTCAGTACAGTAAGAGGAAGAACTACGAGTTTGTAGAGAGCTGGGGGCTCAATTTACAGAAAGCTACTCCTTTAGTCAG AGATGAAAAAGTGCGACCTAAAATACTGCGCATCTTCAAAATTTGGGAACAGAGATCGGTGTATGATGATGAATTTCTATCAGATCTGACGGGCTTGTTAAGTGCAGGGGCAATAAAGAAAACAGACGATGAATCTATTGAATTTCAG CCTACTCAACTTGTGAACAAAGTAAAGCAATGTGCAGTATTAGAAGCTGATACGGACCTTAGACTGAAGGATATCCATGACAGCCATCTTGAACTATCCGATGCAGATGCACTCAGAACTAGTCTTAAGGGTCTGTATGAAG AGAGAAACAACAAGGATGACGTAGAAAAGGAGTTGAATGATGGCATCGCGTGCGTGGAGAGGTATACGCAAGCGTTACAGAGAGAGATAGTTGCTAGGGAAGCACTGCTAGCCCTCCTAACATCTGCCAATCAGTACTATTCTACTCAGAGGGGTGAAGTTAAAGTCGTCGCCTAT GCATACAAGAACTTTGGAGCAAGAGTGCGGGTATTAAAACGCAAGCTGGACGAGTTGATACCGACGCTGCCCCACGCGGCCCCGTCGCCGCCGCAGCGCGATGAGGACGTGCCCTCTCCCGGGCCCGACGAGGATTTAGACCTGCCGGCGCCCGCCGACAGGACCGATGATGATGACA TTGCATATAATATCGACCAGACCTTTAATACGTCATTGGCGGCCGATGGATCTCTATACAACTTGGGATTAACCTCTTTTCTTACGTCTGATAACCCAATGGCGTTGTTCAACGAGTCGACGGAAATTCTCAATAGTG CCAACAAAATCGAAGTTATAAACAGTAGGCCGAACGATAAGCAAGATTTTACTATAAATGACGTTATAAAAAACCTTATTACCAATGATAATAATGCGAACGTGCCTGACAATAACTCAG TGACGAACGCGTCGATATCGCAGAAGACACAAGACACACTGCCTGGGTTGGACTTGCTAACGCCAGATACGCCCGGCAACCCGCCGCCGCCCACTTCCTTCTATGGCACCATGGAAATCAATG ATGATCCAGAACCCGTTTACCACCCGGAACCAACCAGTCCATGGAGTAGTAGTTGGAATGCTCCG CGGCTGCCGCTCGCGGGCGCGGCCTTCGCGGAGCCGCCCGagtcgccgccgcccgcgccgcccgtgCCGCCGCCAGAACACTACCCGCGACAG GAGATCGCGGCGGTAGATGTGGATCACCGAGGCATCCTGCCCCCtccaccgccgccgccggcgcTGCCACTCATACCAC AGTTGGAAGATGTAGATCAGAGGCTGTTACCGGCGCTGGCGCCGCCTGTGGCTCCCATTCGACATCCAACGATACATCAAG ATGTAGATCACAGAAACCTAATACCGTTAACACATCAGCAGCAAACGCCGCGACCGATAATACCGATCAATTCGATGGATCAA gatTACAGAGTGCCTCCCATGGTGCCGCCGTCGGATATCGTCGAAAGCGTCGACATGGACTTATCTGAAGATGAAGACACAC AGGCTATGTACCAAAGCGCACAGCTAAACCAATCGGAGCGACGCCACAGCttcaacaataacaacaaagttTTAGTCGGCGGTGACAACGGAAAGGTGCACAACGACATGAACCATACAAACCTCATACAAATCAACAGCGAGAAGAAGGAATCGCGGTCCGCACCCATCATACCCCCCATGGTTAACCCCTTTGACGCCATGCCGCCCTCTCTCAAGAACTTCAACCTCCCTTTCCAACACACCTTCGATCTAACAGAAGAAAACTCAAACGATAGCGCCTACGAGGAAGACTTGCGAAACCGAGGACTTGACAAGGTCCCAGTCGAAGTCCGCAACCCCTCGCCGCCATTCGAAGACTTCACCAGCGACAACTGGCAACCGCCTCAGCCAAGACCCTTTATCAACCCAAGGTTCCCCCGAAATTGGGGTCCGCGGACTAATTTCAGGCCCCCAGCCTTTTCCCCCCAACAGTCGTGGCCGCGAAACGGCCCCCGACCCACAAACAGATGGATGGGACCCAGACCCAGGTTTTGGTGA
- the LOC113507618 gene encoding formin-like protein 13 isoform X2, with the protein MGETEEFNTLAFEKRLMQLKDTQESIQGLSSWCLKQRTHHKKIVSSWLNVLKRVKVEQRLVLFYLANDVIQYSKRKNYEFVESWGLNLQKATPLVRDEKVRPKILRIFKIWEQRSVYDDEFLSDLTGLLSAGAIKKTDDESIEFQPTQLVNKVKQCAVLEADTDLRLKDIHDSHLELSDADALRTSLKGLYEERNNKDDVEKELNDGIACVERYTQALQREIVAREALLALLTSANQYYSTQRGEVKVVAYAYKNFGARVRVLKRKLDELIPTLPHAAPSPPQRDEDVPSPGPDEDLDLPAPADRTDDDDIAYNIDQTFNTSLAADGSLYNLGLTSFLTSDNPMALFNESTEILNSANKIEVINSRPNDKQDFTINDVIKNLITNDNNANVPDNNSVTNASISQKTQDTLPGLDLLTPDTPGNPPPPTSFYGTMEINDDPEPVYHPEPTSPWSSSWNAPRLPLAGAAFAEPPESPPPAPPVPPPEHYPRQIAAVDVDHRGILPPPPPPPALPLIPQLEDVDQRLLPALAPPVAPIRHPTIHQDVDHRNLIPLTHQQQTPRPIIPINSMDQDYRVPPMVPPSDIVESVDMDLSEDEDTQAMYQSAQLNQSERRHSFNNNNKVLVGGDNGKVHNDMNHTNLIQINSEKKESRSAPIIPPMVNPFDAMPPSLKNFNLPFQHTFDLTEENSNDSAYEEDLRNRGLDKVPVEVRNPSPPFEDFTSDNWQPPQPRPFINPRFPRNWGPRTNFRPPAFSPQQSWPRNGPRPTNRWMGPRPRFW; encoded by the exons ATGGGTGAAACAGAAGAATTTAATACATTAGCCTTTGAAAAACGATTAATGCAATTAAAAGACACTCAAGAAAGTATCCAGGGATTATCTTCATGGTGCCTTAAACAACGgacacatcataaaaaaattgtatcaagTTGGTTGAATGTGTTGAAGAGGGTTAAGGTGGAGCAGaggcttgttttgttttatctcgCCAACGATGTGATTCAGTACAGTAAGAGGAAGAACTACGAGTTTGTAGAGAGCTGGGGGCTCAATTTACAGAAAGCTACTCCTTTAGTCAG AGATGAAAAAGTGCGACCTAAAATACTGCGCATCTTCAAAATTTGGGAACAGAGATCGGTGTATGATGATGAATTTCTATCAGATCTGACGGGCTTGTTAAGTGCAGGGGCAATAAAGAAAACAGACGATGAATCTATTGAATTTCAG CCTACTCAACTTGTGAACAAAGTAAAGCAATGTGCAGTATTAGAAGCTGATACGGACCTTAGACTGAAGGATATCCATGACAGCCATCTTGAACTATCCGATGCAGATGCACTCAGAACTAGTCTTAAGGGTCTGTATGAAG AGAGAAACAACAAGGATGACGTAGAAAAGGAGTTGAATGATGGCATCGCGTGCGTGGAGAGGTATACGCAAGCGTTACAGAGAGAGATAGTTGCTAGGGAAGCACTGCTAGCCCTCCTAACATCTGCCAATCAGTACTATTCTACTCAGAGGGGTGAAGTTAAAGTCGTCGCCTAT GCATACAAGAACTTTGGAGCAAGAGTGCGGGTATTAAAACGCAAGCTGGACGAGTTGATACCGACGCTGCCCCACGCGGCCCCGTCGCCGCCGCAGCGCGATGAGGACGTGCCCTCTCCCGGGCCCGACGAGGATTTAGACCTGCCGGCGCCCGCCGACAGGACCGATGATGATGACA TTGCATATAATATCGACCAGACCTTTAATACGTCATTGGCGGCCGATGGATCTCTATACAACTTGGGATTAACCTCTTTTCTTACGTCTGATAACCCAATGGCGTTGTTCAACGAGTCGACGGAAATTCTCAATAGTG CCAACAAAATCGAAGTTATAAACAGTAGGCCGAACGATAAGCAAGATTTTACTATAAATGACGTTATAAAAAACCTTATTACCAATGATAATAATGCGAACGTGCCTGACAATAACTCAG TGACGAACGCGTCGATATCGCAGAAGACACAAGACACACTGCCTGGGTTGGACTTGCTAACGCCAGATACGCCCGGCAACCCGCCGCCGCCCACTTCCTTCTATGGCACCATGGAAATCAATG ATGATCCAGAACCCGTTTACCACCCGGAACCAACCAGTCCATGGAGTAGTAGTTGGAATGCTCCG CGGCTGCCGCTCGCGGGCGCGGCCTTCGCGGAGCCGCCCGagtcgccgccgcccgcgccgcccgtgCCGCCGCCAGAACACTACCCGCGACAG ATCGCGGCGGTAGATGTGGATCACCGAGGCATCCTGCCCCCtccaccgccgccgccggcgcTGCCACTCATACCAC AGTTGGAAGATGTAGATCAGAGGCTGTTACCGGCGCTGGCGCCGCCTGTGGCTCCCATTCGACATCCAACGATACATCAAG ATGTAGATCACAGAAACCTAATACCGTTAACACATCAGCAGCAAACGCCGCGACCGATAATACCGATCAATTCGATGGATCAA gatTACAGAGTGCCTCCCATGGTGCCGCCGTCGGATATCGTCGAAAGCGTCGACATGGACTTATCTGAAGATGAAGACACAC AGGCTATGTACCAAAGCGCACAGCTAAACCAATCGGAGCGACGCCACAGCttcaacaataacaacaaagttTTAGTCGGCGGTGACAACGGAAAGGTGCACAACGACATGAACCATACAAACCTCATACAAATCAACAGCGAGAAGAAGGAATCGCGGTCCGCACCCATCATACCCCCCATGGTTAACCCCTTTGACGCCATGCCGCCCTCTCTCAAGAACTTCAACCTCCCTTTCCAACACACCTTCGATCTAACAGAAGAAAACTCAAACGATAGCGCCTACGAGGAAGACTTGCGAAACCGAGGACTTGACAAGGTCCCAGTCGAAGTCCGCAACCCCTCGCCGCCATTCGAAGACTTCACCAGCGACAACTGGCAACCGCCTCAGCCAAGACCCTTTATCAACCCAAGGTTCCCCCGAAATTGGGGTCCGCGGACTAATTTCAGGCCCCCAGCCTTTTCCCCCCAACAGTCGTGGCCGCGAAACGGCCCCCGACCCACAAACAGATGGATGGGACCCAGACCCAGGTTTTGGTGA
- the LOC113507618 gene encoding uncharacterized protein LOC113507618 isoform X3 codes for MGETEEFNTLAFEKRLMQLKDTQESIQGLSSWCLKQRTHHKKIVSSWLNVLKRVKVEQRLVLFYLANDVIQYSKRKNYEFVESWGLNLQKATPLVRDEKVRPKILRIFKIWEQRSVYDDEFLSDLTGLLSAGAIKKTDDESIEFQPTQLVNKVKQCAVLEADTDLRLKDIHDSHLELSDADALRTSLKERNNKDDVEKELNDGIACVERYTQALQREIVAREALLALLTSANQYYSTQRGEVKVVAYAYKNFGARVRVLKRKLDELIPTLPHAAPSPPQRDEDVPSPGPDEDLDLPAPADRTDDDDIAYNIDQTFNTSLAADGSLYNLGLTSFLTSDNPMALFNESTEILNSANKIEVINSRPNDKQDFTINDVIKNLITNDNNANVPDNNSVTNASISQKTQDTLPGLDLLTPDTPGNPPPPTSFYGTMEINDDPEPVYHPEPTSPWSSSWNAPRLPLAGAAFAEPPESPPPAPPVPPPEHYPRQEIAAVDVDHRGILPPPPPPPALPLIPQLEDVDQRLLPALAPPVAPIRHPTIHQDVDHRNLIPLTHQQQTPRPIIPINSMDQDYRVPPMVPPSDIVESVDMDLSEDEDTQAMYQSAQLNQSERRHSFNNNNKVLVGGDNGKVHNDMNHTNLIQINSEKKESRSAPIIPPMVNPFDAMPPSLKNFNLPFQHTFDLTEENSNDSAYEEDLRNRGLDKVPVEVRNPSPPFEDFTSDNWQPPQPRPFINPRFPRNWGPRTNFRPPAFSPQQSWPRNGPRPTNRWMGPRPRFW; via the exons ATGGGTGAAACAGAAGAATTTAATACATTAGCCTTTGAAAAACGATTAATGCAATTAAAAGACACTCAAGAAAGTATCCAGGGATTATCTTCATGGTGCCTTAAACAACGgacacatcataaaaaaattgtatcaagTTGGTTGAATGTGTTGAAGAGGGTTAAGGTGGAGCAGaggcttgttttgttttatctcgCCAACGATGTGATTCAGTACAGTAAGAGGAAGAACTACGAGTTTGTAGAGAGCTGGGGGCTCAATTTACAGAAAGCTACTCCTTTAGTCAG AGATGAAAAAGTGCGACCTAAAATACTGCGCATCTTCAAAATTTGGGAACAGAGATCGGTGTATGATGATGAATTTCTATCAGATCTGACGGGCTTGTTAAGTGCAGGGGCAATAAAGAAAACAGACGATGAATCTATTGAATTTCAG CCTACTCAACTTGTGAACAAAGTAAAGCAATGTGCAGTATTAGAAGCTGATACGGACCTTAGACTGAAGGATATCCATGACAGCCATCTTGAACTATCCGATGCAGATGCACTCAGAACTAGTCTTAAGG AGAGAAACAACAAGGATGACGTAGAAAAGGAGTTGAATGATGGCATCGCGTGCGTGGAGAGGTATACGCAAGCGTTACAGAGAGAGATAGTTGCTAGGGAAGCACTGCTAGCCCTCCTAACATCTGCCAATCAGTACTATTCTACTCAGAGGGGTGAAGTTAAAGTCGTCGCCTAT GCATACAAGAACTTTGGAGCAAGAGTGCGGGTATTAAAACGCAAGCTGGACGAGTTGATACCGACGCTGCCCCACGCGGCCCCGTCGCCGCCGCAGCGCGATGAGGACGTGCCCTCTCCCGGGCCCGACGAGGATTTAGACCTGCCGGCGCCCGCCGACAGGACCGATGATGATGACA TTGCATATAATATCGACCAGACCTTTAATACGTCATTGGCGGCCGATGGATCTCTATACAACTTGGGATTAACCTCTTTTCTTACGTCTGATAACCCAATGGCGTTGTTCAACGAGTCGACGGAAATTCTCAATAGTG CCAACAAAATCGAAGTTATAAACAGTAGGCCGAACGATAAGCAAGATTTTACTATAAATGACGTTATAAAAAACCTTATTACCAATGATAATAATGCGAACGTGCCTGACAATAACTCAG TGACGAACGCGTCGATATCGCAGAAGACACAAGACACACTGCCTGGGTTGGACTTGCTAACGCCAGATACGCCCGGCAACCCGCCGCCGCCCACTTCCTTCTATGGCACCATGGAAATCAATG ATGATCCAGAACCCGTTTACCACCCGGAACCAACCAGTCCATGGAGTAGTAGTTGGAATGCTCCG CGGCTGCCGCTCGCGGGCGCGGCCTTCGCGGAGCCGCCCGagtcgccgccgcccgcgccgcccgtgCCGCCGCCAGAACACTACCCGCGACAG GAGATCGCGGCGGTAGATGTGGATCACCGAGGCATCCTGCCCCCtccaccgccgccgccggcgcTGCCACTCATACCAC AGTTGGAAGATGTAGATCAGAGGCTGTTACCGGCGCTGGCGCCGCCTGTGGCTCCCATTCGACATCCAACGATACATCAAG ATGTAGATCACAGAAACCTAATACCGTTAACACATCAGCAGCAAACGCCGCGACCGATAATACCGATCAATTCGATGGATCAA gatTACAGAGTGCCTCCCATGGTGCCGCCGTCGGATATCGTCGAAAGCGTCGACATGGACTTATCTGAAGATGAAGACACAC AGGCTATGTACCAAAGCGCACAGCTAAACCAATCGGAGCGACGCCACAGCttcaacaataacaacaaagttTTAGTCGGCGGTGACAACGGAAAGGTGCACAACGACATGAACCATACAAACCTCATACAAATCAACAGCGAGAAGAAGGAATCGCGGTCCGCACCCATCATACCCCCCATGGTTAACCCCTTTGACGCCATGCCGCCCTCTCTCAAGAACTTCAACCTCCCTTTCCAACACACCTTCGATCTAACAGAAGAAAACTCAAACGATAGCGCCTACGAGGAAGACTTGCGAAACCGAGGACTTGACAAGGTCCCAGTCGAAGTCCGCAACCCCTCGCCGCCATTCGAAGACTTCACCAGCGACAACTGGCAACCGCCTCAGCCAAGACCCTTTATCAACCCAAGGTTCCCCCGAAATTGGGGTCCGCGGACTAATTTCAGGCCCCCAGCCTTTTCCCCCCAACAGTCGTGGCCGCGAAACGGCCCCCGACCCACAAACAGATGGATGGGACCCAGACCCAGGTTTTGGTGA
- the LOC113507618 gene encoding formin-like protein 13 isoform X4: MGETEEFNTLAFEKRLMQLKDTQESIQGLSSWCLKQRTHHKKIVSSWLNVLKRVKVEQRLVLFYLANDVIQYSKRKNYEFVESWGLNLQKATPLVRDEKVRPKILRIFKIWEQRSVYDDEFLSDLTGLLSAGAIKKTDDESIEFQPTQLVNKVKQCAVLEADTDLRLKDIHDSHLELSDADALRTSLKGLYEERNNKDDVEKELNDGIACVERYTQALQREIVAREALLALLTSANQYYSTQRGEVKVVAYAYKNFGARVRVLKRKLDELIPTLPHAAPSPPQRDEDVPSPGPDEDLDLPAPADRTDDDDIAYNIDQTFNTSLAADGSLYNLGLTSFLTSDNPMALFNESTEILNSVTNASISQKTQDTLPGLDLLTPDTPGNPPPPTSFYGTMEINDDPEPVYHPEPTSPWSSSWNAPRLPLAGAAFAEPPESPPPAPPVPPPEHYPRQEIAAVDVDHRGILPPPPPPPALPLIPQLEDVDQRLLPALAPPVAPIRHPTIHQDVDHRNLIPLTHQQQTPRPIIPINSMDQDYRVPPMVPPSDIVESVDMDLSEDEDTQAMYQSAQLNQSERRHSFNNNNKVLVGGDNGKVHNDMNHTNLIQINSEKKESRSAPIIPPMVNPFDAMPPSLKNFNLPFQHTFDLTEENSNDSAYEEDLRNRGLDKVPVEVRNPSPPFEDFTSDNWQPPQPRPFINPRFPRNWGPRTNFRPPAFSPQQSWPRNGPRPTNRWMGPRPRFW; encoded by the exons ATGGGTGAAACAGAAGAATTTAATACATTAGCCTTTGAAAAACGATTAATGCAATTAAAAGACACTCAAGAAAGTATCCAGGGATTATCTTCATGGTGCCTTAAACAACGgacacatcataaaaaaattgtatcaagTTGGTTGAATGTGTTGAAGAGGGTTAAGGTGGAGCAGaggcttgttttgttttatctcgCCAACGATGTGATTCAGTACAGTAAGAGGAAGAACTACGAGTTTGTAGAGAGCTGGGGGCTCAATTTACAGAAAGCTACTCCTTTAGTCAG AGATGAAAAAGTGCGACCTAAAATACTGCGCATCTTCAAAATTTGGGAACAGAGATCGGTGTATGATGATGAATTTCTATCAGATCTGACGGGCTTGTTAAGTGCAGGGGCAATAAAGAAAACAGACGATGAATCTATTGAATTTCAG CCTACTCAACTTGTGAACAAAGTAAAGCAATGTGCAGTATTAGAAGCTGATACGGACCTTAGACTGAAGGATATCCATGACAGCCATCTTGAACTATCCGATGCAGATGCACTCAGAACTAGTCTTAAGGGTCTGTATGAAG AGAGAAACAACAAGGATGACGTAGAAAAGGAGTTGAATGATGGCATCGCGTGCGTGGAGAGGTATACGCAAGCGTTACAGAGAGAGATAGTTGCTAGGGAAGCACTGCTAGCCCTCCTAACATCTGCCAATCAGTACTATTCTACTCAGAGGGGTGAAGTTAAAGTCGTCGCCTAT GCATACAAGAACTTTGGAGCAAGAGTGCGGGTATTAAAACGCAAGCTGGACGAGTTGATACCGACGCTGCCCCACGCGGCCCCGTCGCCGCCGCAGCGCGATGAGGACGTGCCCTCTCCCGGGCCCGACGAGGATTTAGACCTGCCGGCGCCCGCCGACAGGACCGATGATGATGACA TTGCATATAATATCGACCAGACCTTTAATACGTCATTGGCGGCCGATGGATCTCTATACAACTTGGGATTAACCTCTTTTCTTACGTCTGATAACCCAATGGCGTTGTTCAACGAGTCGACGGAAATTCTCAATAGTG TGACGAACGCGTCGATATCGCAGAAGACACAAGACACACTGCCTGGGTTGGACTTGCTAACGCCAGATACGCCCGGCAACCCGCCGCCGCCCACTTCCTTCTATGGCACCATGGAAATCAATG ATGATCCAGAACCCGTTTACCACCCGGAACCAACCAGTCCATGGAGTAGTAGTTGGAATGCTCCG CGGCTGCCGCTCGCGGGCGCGGCCTTCGCGGAGCCGCCCGagtcgccgccgcccgcgccgcccgtgCCGCCGCCAGAACACTACCCGCGACAG GAGATCGCGGCGGTAGATGTGGATCACCGAGGCATCCTGCCCCCtccaccgccgccgccggcgcTGCCACTCATACCAC AGTTGGAAGATGTAGATCAGAGGCTGTTACCGGCGCTGGCGCCGCCTGTGGCTCCCATTCGACATCCAACGATACATCAAG ATGTAGATCACAGAAACCTAATACCGTTAACACATCAGCAGCAAACGCCGCGACCGATAATACCGATCAATTCGATGGATCAA gatTACAGAGTGCCTCCCATGGTGCCGCCGTCGGATATCGTCGAAAGCGTCGACATGGACTTATCTGAAGATGAAGACACAC AGGCTATGTACCAAAGCGCACAGCTAAACCAATCGGAGCGACGCCACAGCttcaacaataacaacaaagttTTAGTCGGCGGTGACAACGGAAAGGTGCACAACGACATGAACCATACAAACCTCATACAAATCAACAGCGAGAAGAAGGAATCGCGGTCCGCACCCATCATACCCCCCATGGTTAACCCCTTTGACGCCATGCCGCCCTCTCTCAAGAACTTCAACCTCCCTTTCCAACACACCTTCGATCTAACAGAAGAAAACTCAAACGATAGCGCCTACGAGGAAGACTTGCGAAACCGAGGACTTGACAAGGTCCCAGTCGAAGTCCGCAACCCCTCGCCGCCATTCGAAGACTTCACCAGCGACAACTGGCAACCGCCTCAGCCAAGACCCTTTATCAACCCAAGGTTCCCCCGAAATTGGGGTCCGCGGACTAATTTCAGGCCCCCAGCCTTTTCCCCCCAACAGTCGTGGCCGCGAAACGGCCCCCGACCCACAAACAGATGGATGGGACCCAGACCCAGGTTTTGGTGA